The following coding sequences lie in one Mustelus asterias chromosome 8, sMusAst1.hap1.1, whole genome shotgun sequence genomic window:
- the LOC144497229 gene encoding protein crumbs homolog 3-like, protein MEKRPLHSLGWLWITVFFLKGGSLFTQAENVTDSTQSTNADSTSSTTPPPNNVNIAAIVAPCVIGGVIVLAIILTFLILKLREKRQTEGNYSPSNQEQTGSRMEMNNTLKLPPEERLI, encoded by the exons ATGGAAAAGCGACCACTTCACAGCTTAGGCTGGCTATGGATTACAGTATTTTTCCTAAAAGGAGGATCGTTGTTCACACAAG CGGAGAATGTAACAGATTCTACACAATCAACAAATGCTGATAGCACATCATCT ACAACTCCGCCACCTAACAATGTAAACATAGCAGCCATTGTGGCGCCATGTGTTATTGGTGGGGTGATCGTTCTAGCCATCATTCTGACCTTTCTCATTTTGAAACTGCGTGAGAAACGTCAGACTGAAGGGAACTACAGCCCGAGCAACCAGGAGCAGACGGGATCTCGGATGGAGATGAACAATACGCTTAAGCTACCGCCAGAAGAGCGCCTTATCTGA